A genome region from Tardiphaga sp. 709 includes the following:
- a CDS encoding DUF1403 family protein, translating to MPSRTRTIPAPPRRFPPMPGWARLRDVGGGADDAPFVAGAALAALHPIARDEHLLGALWRQRLALTCAARLAGQGGRSEDEAMLRDHWYLRQSSDDPGPAGRLLGAWRRLGTSKALTLKDTWPTLLPALLACRDDEALQEAIACALAQCIGGGNPVQAAAATAAMSLRLRPDCWPLALWLADAVLAHHLSWPAPVPLLAAHLTGNGLRRAATNCDEQGWIQTCSLAYARAAAAAWDRYAELGHRADRLLAAAPKLRGRDADTMVATLLSEDAQPARGGQTASDRSSRRLFERLVSLGVVRELTGRPTFRLYGL from the coding sequence ATGCCATCCCGCACGCGAACGATTCCCGCACCACCCCGCCGCTTCCCGCCGATGCCGGGCTGGGCGCGGCTGCGCGATGTTGGAGGCGGTGCTGACGATGCGCCATTTGTGGCCGGCGCAGCGCTGGCGGCGCTGCATCCGATCGCGCGCGACGAGCATCTGCTCGGCGCGTTATGGCGCCAGCGCCTCGCGCTCACATGCGCAGCCAGGCTGGCCGGGCAGGGCGGTCGCAGCGAAGACGAAGCGATGCTGCGGGATCACTGGTATCTGCGCCAGAGCAGCGACGATCCGGGCCCCGCCGGCCGCCTGCTCGGCGCCTGGCGCCGGCTCGGGACAAGCAAGGCGCTCACGCTGAAGGACACTTGGCCGACACTGCTGCCGGCGCTGCTGGCTTGCCGCGACGACGAAGCGCTGCAGGAGGCGATCGCATGCGCCCTGGCGCAGTGCATCGGCGGCGGCAATCCGGTGCAGGCCGCCGCGGCAACGGCGGCGATGAGCCTGCGGCTGCGACCGGACTGCTGGCCGCTGGCGCTGTGGCTGGCCGATGCCGTGCTCGCCCATCACCTCAGCTGGCCGGCGCCGGTGCCGTTGCTGGCGGCCCATCTCACCGGCAATGGTCTGCGCCGGGCTGCAACGAACTGCGATGAGCAAGGCTGGATCCAGACCTGCAGCCTGGCTTATGCGCGCGCCGCCGCGGCCGCCTGGGATCGCTATGCCGAGCTCGGACACCGCGCCGATCGTTTGCTTGCCGCGGCGCCAAAGCTGCGCGGCCGGGATGCCGACACCATGGTGGCGACCTTGCTCAGCGAGGATGCGCAACCGGCGCGGGGAGGGCAGACCGCCAGCGATCGCTCCAGCCGCCGGCTGTTCGAACGTCTGGTGTCGCTCGGCGTCGTCCGCGAACTGACCGGCCGCCCAACATTCAGACTGTACGGGTTGTAG
- a CDS encoding site-specific integrase, which translates to MSLAAPFSAESEAPDGAALPDGAAAAGDRAVADPAGDGLIALPAPARDPRMLPQLARLADRARDYVDAASSANTRRAYAADWKHFAAWCRRHHLEVQPPSPQTVGLYVTACASGAAAADGLPNSVSTIERRLSALSWHFAQRGTALDRADRHIATVMAGIRNTHGAPPRQKDAVLPEDVIAMLETLDRGSLRGLRDRAMLLLGFAGGLRRSEIVGLDLHRDDTEDGRGWIEILDKGMLVTLRGKTGWREIEIGRGSSDVTCPVTALQTWLNLARIGHGPLFRRVTGQGREVGPDRLHDQEVARLVKRAALAAGVRADLSEGDRHGKFAGHSLRAGLATSAEVDERYVQKQLGHASAEQTRKYQRRRDRFRVNLTKAAGL; encoded by the coding sequence ATGAGTCTTGCCGCCCCCTTCAGCGCTGAATCCGAGGCTCCAGACGGTGCCGCTCTGCCGGACGGCGCGGCTGCCGCCGGCGATCGTGCGGTCGCAGACCCGGCGGGCGACGGCCTTATCGCCCTGCCCGCCCCGGCCAGAGATCCCCGGATGCTGCCGCAGCTCGCCAGGCTGGCCGACCGCGCCCGCGACTATGTCGATGCCGCGAGCTCCGCCAATACCCGCCGCGCCTATGCCGCCGACTGGAAGCACTTTGCCGCCTGGTGCCGGCGCCATCATCTCGAGGTGCAGCCGCCCTCCCCGCAAACCGTCGGGCTTTACGTCACCGCCTGCGCCTCCGGCGCGGCGGCCGCCGATGGCCTGCCGAATTCCGTCTCCACCATCGAGCGCCGACTGTCGGCGCTGAGCTGGCACTTCGCGCAGCGTGGCACGGCGCTGGACCGGGCCGACCGTCACATCGCTACCGTGATGGCCGGGATCCGCAACACCCATGGCGCCCCGCCCCGGCAGAAAGACGCCGTGCTGCCCGAGGACGTCATCGCCATGCTGGAGACGCTGGATCGCGGCAGCCTGCGGGGGCTGCGCGACCGTGCCATGCTGCTGCTCGGTTTTGCCGGCGGGCTGCGGCGCTCGGAGATCGTCGGCCTCGACCTGCACCGGGACGACACCGAGGATGGCCGCGGCTGGATCGAGATTCTCGACAAGGGCATGCTCGTCACTCTGCGCGGCAAGACCGGCTGGCGCGAGATCGAGATCGGCCGCGGCTCGTCGGATGTCACCTGCCCGGTCACGGCGCTGCAGACCTGGCTGAATCTCGCCCGCATCGGCCACGGGCCGCTGTTCCGCCGGGTCACCGGGCAGGGAAGGGAGGTCGGGCCGGATCGGCTGCACGACCAGGAGGTCGCCCGGCTGGTCAAACGAGCCGCGCTCGCCGCCGGCGTTCGCGCCGATCTCAGCGAAGGCGACCGGCATGGCAAGTTCGCGGGTCATTCGCTGCGGGCCGGCCTCGCCACCTCCGCCGAGGTCGATGAGCGCTATGTCCAGAAGCAGCTCGGCCACGCCAGCGCCGAACAGACCCGGAAGTACCAGCGGCGCCGAGATCGCTTCCGGGTCAATCTGACCAAAGCGGCAGGGCTGTAG
- a CDS encoding TolC family protein gives MSSTHHISERPSIRRGSRPAAAAILLSSLFLSGCATFSPDAGMGAVAGVAGETIKKDVISIKTQDDAVRANGAVKELLRRTLTVDSAVQVALLSNRGLQAAYNELALAETDLVGDSLPPNPTFSISRISGNGALEIERQVVGDILALATLPFRSEIARQRFRKAQLRAGEETLRLAADVRRAYYRAVAANELVGLLTDAKSTAESTAQLAGKLGQTGSLNKLDQAREQVFYAETTADLATMRQEATSSRERLIRLLGLWDGDIGIKLPQRLPLMPRRPLSLPGIEVDAVTHRIDLQIARIELAALAKSLNLTQASRFVTMLDVAGIDRKTRDPEGAPFRERGFDIQFQIPIYDGGEVRVRQAAETYNQSFNLLTEKAVNVRSEARDAFRVYRSTYDIAGHYQREVLPLRKIISEEMQLRFSSMQVDVFALLTEARQRIAALRAAIEAKRDFWLAQSELQTAVNGGGAGEAQSQSKSSTTAQASGGGGH, from the coding sequence ATGTCCAGCACGCATCACATCTCCGAGCGCCCCTCCATCCGTCGTGGCTCAAGGCCGGCAGCAGCCGCGATCCTGCTTTCCTCGCTCTTCCTTTCCGGATGCGCCACCTTTTCGCCTGATGCAGGCATGGGTGCCGTCGCTGGCGTCGCGGGCGAGACGATCAAGAAGGACGTCATCTCGATCAAGACGCAGGACGACGCAGTGCGCGCCAACGGCGCCGTGAAGGAACTCCTTCGCCGGACGCTCACCGTTGACAGCGCGGTGCAGGTTGCGCTGCTGAGCAACCGAGGTCTGCAGGCCGCCTACAACGAACTGGCTCTCGCCGAAACGGATCTCGTCGGGGACAGCCTTCCACCCAACCCGACGTTCTCGATCTCGCGCATCTCCGGAAACGGCGCGCTCGAGATCGAGCGTCAGGTCGTCGGCGACATCCTTGCGCTCGCGACGCTCCCTTTCCGCTCCGAGATCGCCCGCCAGCGCTTCCGGAAGGCTCAACTGCGTGCCGGCGAAGAAACGCTGCGGCTCGCCGCGGACGTCCGCCGCGCCTACTACAGGGCGGTGGCCGCCAACGAACTCGTTGGCCTTCTGACCGATGCCAAGTCGACGGCCGAATCCACGGCCCAGCTTGCGGGCAAGCTCGGCCAAACGGGGTCTCTTAACAAGCTGGACCAGGCTCGCGAGCAGGTCTTCTACGCGGAGACGACGGCCGACCTCGCGACCATGCGGCAAGAGGCGACGAGCTCCCGCGAGCGGCTGATCCGGCTGCTCGGTCTTTGGGACGGCGACATCGGCATCAAGCTGCCGCAGCGCCTGCCCCTGATGCCGCGCCGACCGCTCTCGCTGCCCGGCATCGAGGTCGACGCAGTGACCCATCGCATCGACCTGCAGATCGCGCGCATCGAGCTGGCGGCTCTCGCGAAGTCGCTCAACCTTACCCAGGCCAGTCGTTTCGTGACGATGCTCGACGTGGCAGGGATCGACCGCAAGACCCGCGATCCGGAAGGTGCGCCGTTCCGCGAACGGGGCTTCGACATCCAGTTCCAGATTCCGATCTACGACGGCGGCGAGGTGCGCGTCCGCCAGGCCGCCGAGACTTACAACCAGTCCTTCAACCTGCTGACGGAGAAGGCGGTCAACGTCCGCTCCGAAGCGCGTGATGCATTCCGGGTCTACCGCTCGACCTACGACATCGCGGGGCACTACCAGCGTGAAGTGTTGCCTCTGCGCAAGATCATCTCCGAGGAGATGCAGTTGCGCTTCAGCAGCATGCAAGTCGACGTGTTCGCCCTCCTCACGGAGGCGCGGCAGCGCATCGCCGCGCTGCGCGCCGCCATAGAGGCCAAGCGCGACTTCTGGCTCGCGCAATCCGAACTACAGACCGCGGTCAACGGCGGCGGTGCCGGCGAAGCGCAATCCCAGTCCAAATCTTCGACGACCGCCCAGGCTTCCGGCGGCGGAGGGCATTAA
- a CDS encoding CopD family protein, with translation MAAGEAGLGYAGTQPDASPVNVDSVLMRFSGMGYLAVATLVGTGLVNSWLLVGSVSSLLHSAYGQILMAKLAFFAGMLALAAANRFWLVPALEASGHDAAGCSDVWRSKLRAHVLCEQGLGLLVLLSVSILGTIRPAIGQ, from the coding sequence TTGGCCGCTGGAGAAGCAGGGCTCGGGTATGCTGGGACGCAGCCGGATGCGTCGCCGGTCAATGTCGACAGCGTGCTGATGCGGTTTTCCGGAATGGGCTACCTCGCGGTGGCGACGCTCGTCGGAACGGGCCTGGTCAATAGCTGGCTGCTTGTTGGGTCCGTCTCCAGCCTGCTCCACAGCGCCTATGGGCAGATACTCATGGCGAAACTTGCCTTCTTCGCAGGGATGCTGGCGCTCGCCGCGGCCAACCGGTTCTGGCTAGTGCCGGCACTGGAAGCGTCCGGGCACGATGCTGCCGGCTGCTCCGACGTCTGGAGAAGCAAATTGCGGGCTCACGTGCTGTGCGAACAGGGTCTGGGCCTGCTCGTCCTCTTGAGCGTGAGCATACTCGGGACGATCCGGCCGGCGATCGGACAATGA
- a CDS encoding SMC-Scp complex subunit ScpB, whose amino-acid sequence MGRRPKANVTLDTTLTDLPSALRWREWMGRVEAVIFASSEPVTRAMLAKVVGPDCNLDLIIDDIQAELRGRPYELVAVAGGWQHRTRRQFADAIRTATGAGEAGSTLSASEMQVLLCVGYFQPITRGELGKFFGKEISRDVIGHLRRLDLIGSGPRAPQPGAPYTYVTTKAFLAQFGFDTLRDLPDIEALEDAGLLSKERMFAGDFLPKGDAADDE is encoded by the coding sequence ATGGGACGCCGACCAAAAGCCAACGTCACGTTGGACACCACGCTGACGGATCTGCCGAGCGCGCTGCGCTGGCGCGAATGGATGGGCCGGGTCGAGGCGGTGATCTTTGCATCAAGCGAGCCGGTCACCCGCGCCATGCTGGCGAAGGTCGTCGGCCCCGACTGCAATCTCGATCTGATCATCGACGACATCCAGGCCGAACTGCGCGGCCGCCCCTATGAGCTGGTCGCCGTCGCCGGCGGCTGGCAGCACCGCACCCGCAGACAGTTCGCCGATGCGATCCGCACCGCGACCGGGGCGGGGGAGGCGGGCAGCACGCTGTCAGCGAGCGAGATGCAGGTGCTGCTGTGCGTGGGATATTTCCAGCCGATCACCCGCGGCGAGCTCGGGAAGTTTTTCGGCAAGGAGATCAGCCGCGATGTCATCGGGCATCTGCGCAGGCTGGACCTGATCGGATCCGGCCCAAGGGCGCCGCAGCCCGGCGCGCCCTACACCTATGTGACCACCAAGGCATTCCTGGCGCAGTTCGGGTTCGACACGTTGCGCGACCTGCCGGACATCGAGGCGCTCGAGGATGCCGGACTGCTCAGCAAGGAAAGGATGTTCGCCGGCGACTTCTTGCCCAAGGGCGACGCGGCCGACGACGAGTGA
- a CDS encoding copper oxidase: protein MLSRRNFLGTATALASAAAVTGRAQAATIPEAPTMEKVTMQPPLHPTSGPDYNPVVTLNGWTLPWRMNGDWKEFHLVAEPVEREFAEGMTAHLWGYNGQSPGPTIETVEGDKVRIYVTNKLPEHTTVHWHGVILPAGMDGVGGLSQPHIPPGKTFVYEFEMRHSGSFMYHPHSDEMVQMAMGMMGMIVVHPRDKTFRPVDRDFVFIMSSYLIDPGTYLPKVTEMTDFNMWAWNSRVFPGIDPLAVRLGDRVRVRVGNLTMTNHPIHLHGHSFAVSCTDGGWVPESAQWPEVTTDIPVGSIRAFDFTADNPGDWAFHCHKSHHTMNSMGHDVRNLIGVNKKDLAKVLGKLAPDAMVMGTTGGAMGEMEMPMPDNTLPMMTGSGQFGPIEMGGMFTVMKIREGLARDDYRDPGPYKHPPGTVAYEVAAPQKEAPRQANDKTKTKATEPKPMKGMNMKGMKGM, encoded by the coding sequence ATGTTGTCTCGACGAAACTTCCTCGGCACCGCCACCGCGCTTGCAAGCGCCGCCGCCGTGACCGGCCGTGCCCAGGCGGCGACCATCCCCGAAGCGCCGACCATGGAAAAGGTCACGATGCAGCCGCCGCTGCATCCGACCAGCGGTCCTGACTACAATCCCGTGGTCACGCTGAACGGCTGGACTTTGCCGTGGCGCATGAACGGCGACTGGAAGGAATTCCATCTCGTCGCCGAGCCCGTCGAACGTGAGTTCGCCGAAGGCATGACCGCACATCTGTGGGGCTACAACGGCCAGTCACCGGGCCCCACGATCGAGACCGTCGAGGGTGACAAGGTACGCATCTACGTCACCAACAAGCTGCCCGAGCACACCACCGTGCACTGGCACGGCGTCATCCTACCCGCCGGCATGGACGGCGTCGGAGGTCTAAGTCAGCCGCACATTCCGCCGGGCAAGACCTTCGTCTACGAATTCGAGATGAGGCACAGCGGATCGTTCATGTACCACCCGCATTCGGACGAGATGGTCCAGATGGCGATGGGCATGATGGGAATGATCGTCGTGCATCCGCGCGACAAGACCTTCCGCCCCGTCGATCGCGACTTCGTCTTCATCATGAGCAGCTATCTCATCGATCCCGGCACCTACCTGCCGAAGGTCACCGAGATGACCGACTTCAACATGTGGGCGTGGAATAGCAGGGTCTTCCCGGGCATCGATCCGTTGGCCGTGCGTCTCGGGGACCGGGTCCGCGTCCGGGTCGGCAACCTCACCATGACGAACCATCCGATCCATCTGCACGGCCACAGCTTCGCGGTCAGTTGCACCGATGGCGGCTGGGTGCCCGAGAGCGCGCAGTGGCCCGAGGTGACGACGGACATCCCGGTCGGATCGATCCGCGCATTCGATTTCACTGCCGACAATCCGGGCGACTGGGCGTTCCACTGCCACAAGTCGCATCACACCATGAACTCTATGGGGCACGATGTCCGCAATCTCATCGGGGTCAATAAGAAGGATCTGGCGAAGGTCCTGGGTAAGCTCGCTCCCGACGCGATGGTGATGGGAACGACCGGCGGCGCCATGGGCGAGATGGAGATGCCGATGCCCGACAACACGCTGCCGATGATGACCGGCTCCGGGCAGTTCGGCCCTATCGAGATGGGCGGCATGTTCACCGTCATGAAGATCCGGGAAGGCCTCGCGCGCGACGACTACAGGGATCCCGGTCCCTACAAGCATCCCCCCGGAACGGTCGCCTACGAAGTAGCGGCGCCGCAGAAGGAGGCGCCTCGCCAGGCCAACGACAAGACGAAGACTAAGGCGACCGAACCGAAGCCCATGAAGGGAATGAACATGAAGGGGATGAAAGGGATGTGA
- a CDS encoding four-helix bundle copper-binding protein: protein MKDTHMQECIDRCLRCYQTCFGMAMNHCLESGGKHVEPTHFRLMTACSEICRTSAHLMLMNSPHHKHLCRECAEICTECAADCERIGGMEDCVEACRACAESCLAMAA, encoded by the coding sequence ATGAAGGATACACACATGCAGGAATGCATCGACCGATGCCTGCGCTGCTATCAGACCTGCTTCGGCATGGCGATGAACCATTGCTTGGAAAGTGGCGGAAAGCACGTCGAGCCGACGCATTTCAGGCTCATGACCGCTTGCTCCGAGATATGCAGGACGTCGGCGCATTTGATGCTGATGAATTCACCCCATCACAAGCACCTCTGCCGCGAATGCGCCGAGATCTGCACCGAATGCGCCGCGGACTGCGAACGCATCGGCGGCATGGAGGACTGCGTGGAGGCCTGCAGGGCCTGCGCCGAGAGTTGCCTCGCAATGGCGGCTTAG
- a CDS encoding DUF305 domain-containing protein produces MSYARFGAMIAASTVVMFGLMYLNTYAIDHVFFSQTRMWMAFVMGAVMAAIMLAFMMKMYPDKRINTGIFVGSVLIFVVALWLVRSQQTVDDVSYMKAMIPHHSIAIMTSERAHIRDPRVRKLADGIIEAQVKEIAEMKQLIADLGRNAPPAGAPDLPARLPR; encoded by the coding sequence ATGAGCTATGCGCGCTTCGGCGCAATGATCGCCGCCTCTACGGTCGTGATGTTCGGCCTCATGTACCTCAACACGTATGCGATCGACCACGTGTTCTTCAGCCAGACGCGGATGTGGATGGCCTTCGTGATGGGCGCGGTGATGGCCGCGATCATGCTCGCCTTCATGATGAAGATGTATCCGGACAAGCGAATAAATACCGGGATCTTCGTCGGGAGCGTCCTCATCTTCGTGGTCGCGTTGTGGCTCGTTCGCAGCCAGCAGACCGTCGACGACGTCTCCTACATGAAGGCAATGATTCCGCATCATTCGATCGCCATCATGACGAGCGAGCGCGCCCATATCCGCGATCCGCGCGTGCGCAAGCTGGCCGACGGAATCATCGAGGCACAGGTCAAGGAGATCGCCGAAATGAAGCAACTCATTGCGGATCTTGGCCGGAACGCACCTCCGGCCGGAGCACCGGATCTGCCGGCACGACTGCCCCGATGA
- the copC gene encoding copper homeostasis periplasmic binding protein CopC gives MSKKARIAVASIAVMVLTLGIAQAHPEFQSAEPAAGKSSAPPKQIRILFNESVIPQFSGIELKDQSGKAIAVGKATTDPTNKKLMIVPLKDQLAPGDYKVEWHAVSDDTHKVKGSYSFGVAK, from the coding sequence ATGTCTAAGAAGGCCCGCATCGCCGTCGCCTCTATTGCAGTGATGGTGCTCACGCTCGGCATCGCTCAAGCTCACCCCGAATTCCAATCGGCAGAGCCTGCCGCCGGGAAGTCGTCGGCACCGCCGAAGCAGATCCGCATTCTGTTCAATGAGAGCGTAATTCCGCAGTTCTCCGGCATCGAATTGAAGGACCAGTCCGGAAAGGCGATCGCGGTCGGCAAGGCGACCACCGATCCTACCAACAAGAAGCTGATGATCGTGCCCCTCAAGGACCAGCTGGCACCGGGCGACTACAAGGTCGAATGGCACGCGGTGTCAGACGACACTCACAAAGTGAAGGGCAGCTACTCTTTCGGCGTGGCGAAATAA
- a CDS encoding heavy metal translocating P-type ATPase, giving the protein MTGTQIANSSGGCGCSPKAPVAPETSIAATSCCGGSTAGKASDSKQERDEAPAKRDTAIDPVCGMTVGTTASKHRFEYIGETYHFCSAGCRTKFAASPESYSSDAQTTGGGCCGGASAHDAHGRQAHDHKMSVGTGKMVDPVCGMTVDPETSEYKLQQDGETHYFCSAGCQTKFAADPQRYLNNSHTVAKQAPMADGTIYTCPMHPQIRQVGPGSCPICGMALEPELFSFDDRPNPELADMTRRFWIGLALATPAIVLEMGGHLVGHGLVDPTLSNWIQFVFATPVVLWAGWPFFVRGWQSLVTRNLNMFTLVAMGTGVAYVYSLVGTVAPGAFPPAFRGHGGAVAVYFEAAAVITVLVLLGQVLELRAREATSGAIKALLDLAPKTARLIDAGGEDHEVALDSLNVGDRLRVRPGEKVPVDGILVEGRSSIDESLVTGESMPVTKEAGAKVIAGTLNQSGGFVMRAEKVGSDTLLSQIVQMVALAQRSRAPIQRLADQVAGWFVPAVIAVSIAAFAAWAWFGPEPRLAFGLVAAVSVLIIACPCALGLATPMSIMVGVGRGAQEGVLIKNAEALERMERVDTLVVDKTGTLTEGKPKVVSIVPAPGFDEAEILRLAASVERSSEHPLADAIVRAAKERNVDLAAVTDFDSPTGKGVTGRIDGKLVLLGNARFMSASEVETGALEAQAEILRGDGATVVNIAVDGALAGIVAIADPVKATTPDALKALAAEGIKVIMLTGDNRTTANAVAKRLGISEVEAEVLPDQKSAVVTKLQKAGRVVAMAGDGVNDAPALAAADVGIAMGTGTDVAMESAGVTLLKGDLGGIVRARRLSQATMSNIRQNLFFAFIYNAAGIPIAAGVLYPTFGILLSPIIAAAAMALSSVTVVGNALRLRAARL; this is encoded by the coding sequence ATGACCGGGACGCAGATAGCAAATTCGAGCGGCGGCTGCGGGTGCTCTCCGAAGGCGCCAGTGGCGCCTGAAACGAGCATTGCGGCAACGAGTTGCTGCGGAGGCTCAACGGCTGGCAAAGCATCCGACAGCAAGCAAGAACGCGACGAGGCCCCTGCAAAGAGAGACACGGCGATTGACCCCGTTTGCGGCATGACTGTCGGTACGACGGCGAGCAAGCACCGGTTCGAATATATCGGTGAGACCTATCACTTCTGTTCCGCGGGCTGCCGCACGAAATTTGCCGCTTCTCCCGAGAGTTACTCATCGGACGCTCAGACAACCGGCGGCGGATGTTGCGGCGGTGCTTCCGCGCACGATGCTCACGGCCGCCAGGCACACGATCACAAAATGTCCGTCGGCACCGGCAAGATGGTCGATCCCGTTTGCGGCATGACCGTTGATCCAGAGACCAGCGAATACAAGCTTCAGCAGGATGGCGAGACCCATTACTTCTGCTCAGCGGGCTGCCAGACCAAATTCGCCGCCGATCCGCAGCGATACCTTAACAATTCACACACCGTTGCGAAGCAGGCCCCAATGGCGGACGGAACGATTTACACCTGCCCTATGCACCCTCAGATCCGTCAGGTCGGGCCTGGAAGTTGCCCAATCTGCGGAATGGCCCTTGAGCCCGAACTATTCAGCTTCGACGACAGGCCGAATCCCGAACTGGCGGACATGACGCGGCGCTTCTGGATCGGCCTCGCGCTCGCAACGCCCGCTATTGTCCTTGAGATGGGCGGCCACCTTGTCGGCCACGGTCTCGTCGATCCGACCCTTTCGAACTGGATTCAGTTCGTCTTCGCAACCCCCGTCGTCCTTTGGGCGGGCTGGCCCTTCTTCGTCCGAGGCTGGCAATCGCTGGTGACGCGGAACCTGAACATGTTCACCCTGGTAGCGATGGGAACGGGCGTTGCCTATGTCTACAGCTTGGTGGGCACCGTTGCTCCAGGCGCCTTCCCTCCGGCCTTCCGCGGCCACGGCGGCGCGGTCGCGGTATATTTCGAAGCGGCCGCCGTGATCACGGTCCTCGTCCTTCTTGGACAAGTTCTCGAACTGCGCGCCCGCGAGGCGACGTCCGGAGCCATCAAGGCCTTGCTCGATCTAGCGCCGAAAACCGCGAGGTTGATCGACGCTGGCGGTGAGGACCATGAGGTCGCGCTTGACAGCCTGAACGTCGGTGACAGGCTCCGGGTCCGTCCCGGCGAGAAGGTGCCGGTGGACGGGATCCTCGTCGAGGGTCGCTCCTCGATCGACGAGTCCCTGGTGACGGGCGAGTCCATGCCGGTCACGAAGGAAGCCGGAGCCAAGGTGATCGCCGGCACACTCAATCAATCGGGCGGTTTCGTGATGCGGGCCGAAAAGGTCGGTAGCGACACCCTGCTCTCCCAAATCGTGCAGATGGTCGCCCTGGCGCAACGATCCCGCGCCCCGATCCAGCGGCTCGCCGATCAGGTCGCCGGATGGTTCGTGCCGGCCGTCATCGCAGTGTCTATCGCCGCCTTCGCGGCCTGGGCGTGGTTCGGCCCCGAACCCCGTCTTGCATTCGGTCTCGTCGCGGCGGTGAGCGTACTGATAATAGCCTGCCCCTGCGCGCTGGGTCTTGCGACGCCGATGTCAATCATGGTCGGCGTCGGTCGCGGCGCCCAGGAGGGTGTGCTGATCAAGAACGCTGAGGCTCTGGAGCGCATGGAAAGGGTGGATACGCTGGTCGTCGACAAGACCGGAACGTTGACAGAGGGCAAGCCCAAAGTCGTTTCGATTGTTCCGGCGCCGGGTTTCGACGAAGCCGAGATTCTCCGGCTCGCCGCCAGCGTCGAGCGTTCGAGCGAGCATCCGCTCGCCGACGCGATCGTCCGCGCGGCGAAGGAACGAAATGTCGATCTCGCGGCCGTCACCGACTTCGACTCTCCCACCGGAAAGGGCGTCACGGGCAGGATCGACGGCAAGCTCGTTCTGCTCGGCAACGCGCGGTTCATGAGCGCGTCTGAGGTTGAGACCGGGGCGCTCGAAGCACAGGCGGAGATCCTGCGCGGAGACGGTGCGACGGTCGTAAACATCGCCGTCGATGGCGCACTCGCCGGCATCGTCGCCATTGCGGACCCGGTGAAAGCCACGACCCCCGACGCTTTGAAAGCGCTGGCGGCCGAAGGCATCAAGGTCATCATGCTGACCGGCGACAACCGAACCACGGCAAACGCGGTCGCGAAGCGTCTCGGCATCTCCGAGGTCGAGGCGGAAGTCCTGCCGGACCAGAAGAGCGCAGTGGTCACGAAGCTACAGAAGGCGGGACGGGTTGTCGCAATGGCTGGAGATGGTGTCAACGACGCGCCGGCCCTGGCCGCAGCCGACGTGGGAATCGCGATGGGGACCGGCACCGATGTGGCTATGGAAAGCGCCGGTGTGACTCTGCTCAAGGGAGATCTCGGCGGCATTGTTCGAGCCCGTCGTCTATCTCAAGCGACGATGAGTAATATCCGGCAGAACCTCTTCTTCGCATTCATCTACAATGCGGCCGGGATTCCGATCGCGGCGGGCGTCCTCTACCCTACGTTCGGAATATTGCTCTCTCCGATCATCGCGGCGGCGGCTATGGCGTTGTCGTCCGTGACGGTCGTGGGTAACGCGCTGCGGCTGCGCGCGGCGCGCCTATGA
- a CDS encoding metal-sensitive transcriptional regulator: protein MQDDIKVSVKKRLGRIEGQVRGLSKMVEEDRYCIDVVTQISAVRAALRRVEEEVLKDHVSHCVEHAIASGDKADQRQKIAELMAVVGRAER, encoded by the coding sequence ATGCAGGACGACATCAAGGTATCCGTGAAAAAACGCCTCGGCCGGATCGAGGGCCAGGTCCGTGGGCTGTCGAAGATGGTCGAAGAGGATCGCTATTGCATCGACGTCGTGACGCAGATCTCGGCGGTCCGAGCCGCGCTTCGGCGCGTGGAGGAAGAGGTACTTAAAGACCATGTCTCGCATTGCGTGGAGCACGCCATCGCGAGTGGCGACAAGGCCGATCAGCGCCAGAAGATCGCCGAACTCATGGCCGTCGTCGGAAGGGCCGAACGATGA